From a region of the Balaenoptera musculus isolate JJ_BM4_2016_0621 chromosome 15, mBalMus1.pri.v3, whole genome shotgun sequence genome:
- the CCDC189 gene encoding coiled-coil domain-containing protein 189 isoform X2 has protein sequence MIRRKSSQFQGLKMQSELEQHYELRREPKKDLRSLDESATRMGTGVHTASGTVASVNADEDPAANLFPPPLPQPRICIWKYLDIHSMHRLEKTANVEEMREVLAELLGLGSPAQSLRDAITLDLFSHALIFCRQQGFSLEQTSTACALLQDLHKACIATPLGNVEECYRYFTSVLFCHGIRVRLDLSLTYVGLQAPKLWPKDETEKEEGEEVEEQAVTPEKEEPETVVQPEPEPSQVSVLRAYIKTQMNKELEQLQQLVEERLKASEERLGSKLTALERPLQLPPGKGKNKTK, from the exons ATGATCCGCCGGAAGTCCAGCCAATTCCAGGGACTGAAAATGCAGTCGGAGCTTGAACAGCACTACGAACTGCGGAGAGAACCCAAGAAAGACCTCAGATCATTGGATGAATCGGCCACGCGGATGGGAACAGGTGTGCATACCGCGTCGGGGACCGTGGCTTCAGTGAATGCGGATGAAGATCCTGCAGCCAACTTGTTCCCG CCGCCACTGCCCCAGCCCCGGATCTGCATATG GAAGTACCTGGACATCCATTCCATGCACAGGCTGGAGAAGACAGCCAACGTTGAGGAGATGAGGGA GGTGCTGGCCGAGCTGTTGGGGCTAGGCTCTCCTGCGCAGAGCCTTCGGGACGCCATCACCCTGGACCTCTTCTCCCATGCACTCATCTTCTGCCGCCAACAAGGCTTCTCCCTGGAGCAGACATCAACGGCTTGTGCCCTGCTCCAAGATCTTCACAAGGCCTGTATTG CAACCCCCTTGGGCAACGTGGAGGAATGTTACCGCTACTTCACCAGTGTTCTTTTTTGCCATGGAATCAGG gtGCGGCTGGATCTATCTTTGACTTACGTGGGGCTACAGGCACCCAAGCTCTGGCCAAAGGATGAGACGG agaaagaagagggcGAAGAGGTGGAGGAGCAGGCAGTCACCCCAGAGAAGGAGGAACCGGAAACAGTGGTccagccagagccagagccaA GCCAGGTCTCCGTCCTCCGGGCCTACATCAAGACCCAGATGAACAAGGAACTGGAGCAGCTCCAACAACTGGTGGAGGAACGGCTCAAGGCCAGTGAGGAAAGGCTCGGCAGCAAGCTGACCGCACTCGAGCGGCCCCTCCAGCTACCTCCAGGCAAAGGCAAGAACAAGACCAAGTGA
- the CCDC189 gene encoding coiled-coil domain-containing protein 189 isoform X1 — MIRRKSSQFQGLKMQSELEQHYELRREPKKDLRSLDESATRMGTGVHTASGTVASVNADEDPAANLFPPPLPQPRICIWKYLDIHSMHRLEKTANVEEMREVLAELLGLGSPAQSLRDAITLDLFSHALIFCRQQGFSLEQTSTACALLQDLHKACIATPLGNVEECYRYFTSVLFCHGIRRPPFSINLFKEEQLLALADYVVNTYFRHFKLYKYVFTPQVRLDLSLTYVGLQAPKLWPKDETEKEEGEEVEEQAVTPEKEEPETVVQPEPEPSQVSVLRAYIKTQMNKELEQLQQLVEERLKASEERLGSKLTALERPLQLPPGKGKNKTK; from the exons ATGATCCGCCGGAAGTCCAGCCAATTCCAGGGACTGAAAATGCAGTCGGAGCTTGAACAGCACTACGAACTGCGGAGAGAACCCAAGAAAGACCTCAGATCATTGGATGAATCGGCCACGCGGATGGGAACAGGTGTGCATACCGCGTCGGGGACCGTGGCTTCAGTGAATGCGGATGAAGATCCTGCAGCCAACTTGTTCCCG CCGCCACTGCCCCAGCCCCGGATCTGCATATG GAAGTACCTGGACATCCATTCCATGCACAGGCTGGAGAAGACAGCCAACGTTGAGGAGATGAGGGA GGTGCTGGCCGAGCTGTTGGGGCTAGGCTCTCCTGCGCAGAGCCTTCGGGACGCCATCACCCTGGACCTCTTCTCCCATGCACTCATCTTCTGCCGCCAACAAGGCTTCTCCCTGGAGCAGACATCAACGGCTTGTGCCCTGCTCCAAGATCTTCACAAGGCCTGTATTG CAACCCCCTTGGGCAACGTGGAGGAATGTTACCGCTACTTCACCAGTGTTCTTTTTTGCCATGGAATCAGG CGGCCCCCTTTCAGTATCAACCTCTTTAAGGAGGAACAGCTGCTGGCCCTGGCAGATTATGTGGTCAACACCTACTTCCGCCACTTCAAGCTCTACAAATACGTCTTCACACCCCAG gtGCGGCTGGATCTATCTTTGACTTACGTGGGGCTACAGGCACCCAAGCTCTGGCCAAAGGATGAGACGG agaaagaagagggcGAAGAGGTGGAGGAGCAGGCAGTCACCCCAGAGAAGGAGGAACCGGAAACAGTGGTccagccagagccagagccaA GCCAGGTCTCCGTCCTCCGGGCCTACATCAAGACCCAGATGAACAAGGAACTGGAGCAGCTCCAACAACTGGTGGAGGAACGGCTCAAGGCCAGTGAGGAAAGGCTCGGCAGCAAGCTGACCGCACTCGAGCGGCCCCTCCAGCTACCTCCAGGCAAAGGCAAGAACAAGACCAAGTGA